The sequence CGCGATCTGTCTCGCGTTGCTCCTCGTCGTGGGCTGCTCACAGGGCTCGGACGCCCAGGGCTCGCTCTGCCCGCTCCCCGTCGACGGCGGCAAGCCGGGTGGAGCCTGCCGCGAAGGTTCCGCGACCTGCGAGTTCTGGACCGAGGTGCTCGTGCCCGGAACCGGGGGCTGCGGCAACAACACCGAGTACCAGTGCACCTGCGACGCGGGCGCGTGGAGCTGCATCGTGGAGGGCATCGACCACCACGTGTGCGACTACCCCGACGGCGGCCCGGCCTACTGAGCTACGCGCTCGGCTCTTTGTCCTCGCCGAGGATTCGGTAGAGCGTCTTGCGATCGATGCCCAGCACTTCCGCGGCGCGCGTCTTGTTGCCCTGGGCCTCGCGCAGCACGACTTCGGCGTACCGCTTCTCCAGCTCGGCGAGCGTCGGCCGATCCGTCGGCACGGGTCCCTGCGGCGCGGGCTTGGTCGCGCGAATCGACTCCGACAGGTCCTCCGGGAGAATCATCCCCGAGGGATTCAGCGCCAGCGCGCGCGCGATCGCGTTCTCCAGCTCGCGCACGTTGCCGGGCCAGTCGTAGCCGATGAGCGTGTCGCGGGCCTCGGGCGAAATGGCCACCGGCGCGCCCCGTCCGTGCTTGGCCGCGAAGTGCTCCGCGAGCAGCACGATGTCCTCTTTCCGCGCACGCAGCGGCGGCAGGCGCACGGTCACCACGTTCAAGCGGTAGTACAGGTCCTCGCGGAACTTGCCCGCCTTCACGGCGTCGGAGAGGTCCTTGTTGGTCGCGGCCACCACGCGCACGTTCACGCGCACGACCTCATTCGTGCCCACGCGCCGAATCTCACCTTCCTGCAGCGCGCGCAGCAGCTGGGCCTGAAGCTTGGGACCGATGTCGCCGATCTCGTCGAGGAAGAGCGTGCCGCCGTCGGCCTCTTCGAAGAGGCCGCGCCGCGCCGCCTGAGCGCCCGTGAACGCGCCCTTGGCGTGGCCGAAGAGCTCGCTCTCCAGCACGCCCTCGGCGATCGCGCCGCAGTCCACGGCCACGAACGGCCCGGTCTCGCGCGGGCTCGACACGTGGATCGCGCGCGCCACCAGCTCCTTGCCGGTGCCGCTCTCGCCTTGGATGAGCACGGTCGCGTCGGTCGCGGCCACGCGCGCGGCGGTCTTGAAGACGGCCAGCATCGCCTCGCTTCGACCGACGATGTTCGCGAGCTGGTACTTGCCGCGCACTTCCTGGCGGAGCTTGCGGTTCTCGGCGAGCAGCGTCTTCTGTCGCAGGGCGCGGTTCACCACCATGCGGATCTGGTCCACGTCGTACGGCTTGGGGATGTAGTCGAACGCGCCCTGGCGAATGGCGTCGACGGCCCCATCGATGTTGCCGAACGCGGTCACCAGGATGACCGGCACTTCCGAAGCGACCTTGCGGAATGTGGACAGCACCTGGAAGCCGTCGGCCTCCACCATGCGCACGTCGGAGACAACCAGATCGAAGTTCTCGGCAGCGGTGCCCGCGACGGCGATCGCGTCCGAGCCGTCGGCCACCGGGGTCACGGTGTGGCCGTCGGAGCGCAGGATCTTGGCCATCAATTCGCGGGACTTGGGGTCGTCGTCGACCACCAGGATGCGCCCGCGCGCCTCGTCGCTCATGCCGATCGCCATGCCCTTTGACGCCAGGGTGTTACCGAAAATAGGCCAGACTGAGACACCGATGTCGCAGCTTTATCTTCCCTGCCAATTTCCAGCTTGCAAGTGCCTGATCTTCCGAGCTGCCGCAACGCGCCATCCTGGCATCGAACTTGAATCATGACGCCGTGCAACATCACGGGGGCGAGGTCGTTACATCGCCGAGATTGTCGAGGACGCGATGCAGGTGGAGTGCAACAAGTGCCAGCGTGGATACCACGCGAGCTGCCGGTTCGGCCAGGAGCGCCTTTGGC is a genomic window of Deltaproteobacteria bacterium containing:
- a CDS encoding sigma-54-dependent Fis family transcriptional regulator — its product is MSDEARGRILVVDDDPKSRELMAKILRSDGHTVTPVADGSDAIAVAGTAAENFDLVVSDVRMVEADGFQVLSTFRKVASEVPVILVTAFGNIDGAVDAIRQGAFDYIPKPYDVDQIRMVVNRALRQKTLLAENRKLRQEVRGKYQLANIVGRSEAMLAVFKTAARVAATDATVLIQGESGTGKELVARAIHVSSPRETGPFVAVDCGAIAEGVLESELFGHAKGAFTGAQAARRGLFEEADGGTLFLDEIGDIGPKLQAQLLRALQEGEIRRVGTNEVVRVNVRVVAATNKDLSDAVKAGKFREDLYYRLNVVTVRLPPLRARKEDIVLLAEHFAAKHGRGAPVAISPEARDTLIGYDWPGNVRELENAIARALALNPSGMILPEDLSESIRATKPAPQGPVPTDRPTLAELEKRYAEVVLREAQGNKTRAAEVLGIDRKTLYRILGEDKEPSA